A window of Flavobacteriales bacterium contains these coding sequences:
- the purT gene encoding formate-dependent phosphoribosylglycinamide formyltransferase — protein sequence MRNKILLLGSGELGKELVIALQRLGQYIIAVDNYENAPAMQVAHEYEIIDMLDGDALDALVEKHQPDLIVPEVESIRTERFYEYEKQGFKVIPSAKAANFTMNRKAIRDLAAIELGVKTAQYRYATSYEELKAGVEICGMPCVVKPLMSSSGKGQSVIKTEADIQTAWDYAMEGSRGDLKEVIVEEFIDFDFEITLLTLTQNNGNTLFCPPIGHRQERGDYQESWQPMAMSDAHLSEAQEMAQKVTTSLKGSGIWGVEFFIGKSGVYFSELSPRPHDTGMVTLANTQNFSEFELHARAILGIPVKEITLLKNGASAVILADKDNTSLPIFSGLEQASLFSNSDFKIFGKPTSRPYRRMAVALSYGVNENTDSLVERAKQVANTISVS from the coding sequence AGGTGAGTTGGGTAAAGAATTAGTCATAGCCTTGCAACGTCTTGGTCAATACATTATCGCAGTCGATAACTATGAAAATGCTCCTGCTATGCAGGTAGCTCACGAATACGAAATTATTGATATGCTTGATGGTGATGCTCTTGATGCTTTAGTAGAAAAACACCAACCTGATTTAATAGTGCCTGAAGTAGAGTCAATTCGTACCGAACGATTTTACGAATATGAAAAACAAGGCTTCAAAGTAATACCATCTGCCAAGGCGGCTAACTTCACCATGAATAGAAAGGCAATCAGAGATTTAGCGGCTATAGAACTTGGTGTTAAAACAGCTCAATATCGCTATGCTACTAGCTATGAAGAGCTTAAGGCAGGTGTTGAGATATGTGGTATGCCATGTGTAGTAAAGCCTTTGATGTCTAGCTCGGGTAAAGGTCAATCTGTTATAAAGACAGAAGCTGATATCCAAACAGCTTGGGATTATGCTATGGAGGGTTCAAGGGGTGACTTGAAAGAAGTTATTGTTGAAGAATTTATTGATTTCGATTTTGAAATTACGTTACTAACCCTCACTCAGAATAATGGCAATACCTTATTTTGTCCTCCAATAGGACATAGACAAGAAAGAGGCGACTATCAAGAAAGTTGGCAACCTATGGCTATGAGCGATGCTCACTTATCTGAAGCACAAGAAATGGCCCAAAAAGTGACTACATCTTTAAAAGGTTCAGGAATTTGGGGTGTTGAATTTTTTATTGGAAAGAGTGGAGTTTATTTTTCTGAGTTATCACCTCGCCCACACGATACAGGAATGGTTACATTAGCTAATACTCAAAATTTCTCTGAATTTGAGTTACATGCTAGAGCTATTTTAGGAATTCCGGTTAAAGAAATTACGTTATTAAAAAATGGTGCTAGCGCTGTTATATTAGCTGATAAGGATAATACTTCCTTACCCATTTTCTCAGGCCTAGAACAAGCGTCACTTTTTTCAAATTCAGATTTTAAGATTTTTGGAAAACCCACTTCTCGTCCGTACAGAAGGATGGCAGTAGCTTTGAGTTATGGAGTGAATGAAAACACTGATAGTTTGGTAGAAAGAGCAAAACAAGTAGCAAATACTATTTCTGTTAGTTAG
- the rmuC gene encoding DNA recombination protein RmuC, with protein sequence MEFIITIALLIIGFAWIAYQNKSKGSDLDNSKNDDLVQQIINLKSELSAKEERIKILNEKILETQESKEETEERLTKEFENLAHKILDLNSEKFKKQNKEQIDTLLNPLSEQIEKFKKKVEDTNEKGVERNAMLMQKINSLESLNNKLSQDALNLTNALKGDSKTQGDWGENRLELLLEKSGLSNGVHFSTQGGYKDDEGKLKKPDFIIYLPDNKHLIIDSKVSLTAYVDYYNAEDDITEQQAIKRHLDSIKRHYMELSDKDYPNLYGINAPDHVLMFIPNEPALMLALNEDKNLYINALEKNIVLVSASTLLATLSTVASIWKQEDQKRNALEIAKEGGLLYDKFEGFVQDLIKVGKSLKSSKDSYEDAMNKLTDGRGNIIKKIENLKDLGAKTKKSLPQNIIDRANNDEDN encoded by the coding sequence ATGGAATTTATAATAACAATAGCATTACTAATTATCGGCTTTGCTTGGATTGCTTACCAAAACAAATCCAAAGGATCGGATCTTGACAACTCTAAAAATGATGATTTAGTTCAGCAAATTATCAATTTAAAGTCTGAACTCAGCGCCAAAGAAGAACGTATCAAAATTTTAAATGAAAAAATTTTAGAAACTCAAGAATCGAAAGAAGAAACAGAAGAAAGACTAACTAAGGAGTTTGAAAATTTAGCTCACAAAATTCTAGATCTTAATTCTGAAAAATTTAAAAAACAAAATAAGGAACAAATTGACACCCTTCTTAACCCACTTAGCGAGCAAATAGAAAAATTTAAAAAGAAGGTTGAAGACACCAATGAGAAAGGTGTTGAAAGAAATGCAATGCTAATGCAAAAAATCAATAGCTTAGAATCATTGAATAACAAGCTAAGTCAGGATGCCTTGAACTTAACTAATGCTTTGAAAGGTGACTCCAAAACTCAAGGTGATTGGGGAGAAAACAGACTAGAGCTATTACTTGAAAAGTCAGGGTTATCCAATGGTGTTCACTTTAGCACTCAAGGTGGTTACAAAGATGACGAGGGCAAATTAAAAAAACCTGATTTTATCATCTACTTACCTGATAATAAACACCTTATTATCGATTCAAAAGTTTCTCTTACAGCTTATGTAGACTATTACAATGCTGAAGATGATATAACGGAACAGCAAGCCATAAAAAGACATTTAGACAGTATCAAAAGACACTATATGGAGTTAAGCGATAAAGATTATCCAAACCTTTACGGAATCAATGCTCCAGATCATGTATTGATGTTTATCCCCAATGAACCTGCTCTAATGTTAGCACTCAATGAGGATAAAAATCTTTACATAAATGCTCTTGAAAAAAATATTGTATTGGTATCAGCGTCTACTCTTTTAGCCACACTTAGTACTGTAGCTTCCATATGGAAACAAGAAGACCAAAAAAGAAACGCTTTGGAAATTGCTAAAGAAGGAGGCTTATTGTATGATAAATTCGAGGGCTTTGTTCAAGACCTCATAAAGGTAGGGAAAAGCTTAAAAAGCTCTAAAGACAGTTATGAAGACGCAATGAACAAGCTAACAGATGGTAGAGGTAATATCATCAAGAAAATAGAAAATTTAAAAGATTTGGGAGCTAAAACTAAAAAAAGTCTTCCGCAAAACATTATAGACCGAGCAAATAACGATGAAGATAACTAG
- the rlmB gene encoding 23S rRNA (guanosine(2251)-2'-O)-methyltransferase RlmB codes for MKITRYENAIFGLRPIIEAITAGQEIDTLFIQKGLKGDIFPELWELVKKHRVNYKHVPVEKLNRLTRKNHQGVFAFVSPITFHRTENVIPQLFEEGKVPLFLVLDRVTDVRNFGAIVRSAECSGVHAIIVPERGSAAINGDAMKTSAGALSSIPICREFNLKATIDFLKNSGIQVVACTEKTEELIYSPDYTLPTAIIMGSEEDGISEEYLKLCTHKTKIPMMGTIGSLNVSVSAGVILYEAVRQRQQ; via the coding sequence ATGAAGATAACTAGATATGAAAATGCTATTTTTGGACTTCGCCCAATCATAGAAGCAATAACGGCTGGGCAAGAAATCGACACACTTTTCATACAAAAAGGATTGAAAGGAGATATCTTTCCAGAGCTTTGGGAATTAGTTAAAAAACACCGTGTAAATTACAAACATGTCCCAGTAGAAAAATTAAATCGTCTGACTCGCAAAAACCATCAAGGTGTATTTGCCTTTGTTTCACCGATTACTTTTCACAGAACTGAAAATGTAATACCACAACTTTTTGAAGAAGGCAAAGTGCCTTTATTTCTAGTTCTGGATAGAGTAACTGATGTAAGGAATTTTGGTGCCATTGTGAGAAGTGCCGAATGCTCCGGTGTTCATGCCATCATAGTTCCTGAACGTGGTAGCGCAGCTATTAATGGTGATGCTATGAAAACCTCTGCAGGTGCGCTGAGCAGCATACCTATTTGCAGAGAATTTAATCTGAAAGCTACTATAGACTTTTTAAAAAATAGTGGGATTCAAGTTGTAGCTTGTACAGAAAAGACTGAAGAGCTTATTTATAGCCCCGACTACACCTTACCTACTGCCATTATTATGGGTTCTGAAGAAGATGGCATTTCTGAAGAGTACCTTAAATTATGTACTCACAAAACAAAAATCCCTATGATGGGTACCATCGGTTCATTAAATGTCTCCGTTTCTGCTGGTGTAATATTATATGAGGCAGTAAGACAACGACAACAATGA
- a CDS encoding DEAD/DEAH box helicase, translating into MIFSDLGFEPQLQEGLDMMGFEKPTPIQEQAIPAILKNKDMIACAQTGTGKTAAFVLPILNKLCKGNTAKINTIIVSPTRELALQIDRQIEGFSYFTNASSFPIYGGGTGSDFDAQKNAIKNGSDILVCTPGRLLAHMKFNYFDASGVKHFILDEADRMLDMGFYDDIMDIAKKLPKQRQNLMFSATMPPKIRKLASDILVNPVSISLSISKPAAGITQRAYMVHDRQKIALTKEIHKDKDLNHVLIFCSTKKSVKELTRSLVKAKLPAHDIHSDLDQEEREKVLLDFKNKKVKILVATDILSRGIDIKGIELVINYEVPNDAEDYVHRIGRTARADRKGEAITFINGEQCLKFKQIEDLIERTLDKTPLPNGFEPAPAYNTDKRSGGKKKFKNRHFKSKKHFKNKKKKS; encoded by the coding sequence ATGATTTTTAGCGACTTAGGATTCGAACCACAACTACAAGAAGGATTAGATATGATGGGTTTTGAAAAACCCACACCCATACAAGAACAAGCTATACCTGCTATTTTAAAAAATAAAGATATGATTGCCTGTGCTCAAACAGGAACAGGCAAAACAGCAGCTTTTGTATTACCAATCCTCAACAAACTTTGCAAAGGCAATACCGCTAAGATAAATACTATCATTGTATCGCCTACTCGAGAGTTGGCTTTGCAAATAGACCGTCAAATTGAAGGCTTTAGTTATTTTACTAATGCGTCATCATTCCCTATTTATGGAGGAGGTACAGGCTCAGATTTTGATGCTCAAAAAAATGCTATAAAAAATGGCTCTGATATTTTAGTATGTACTCCAGGTCGATTATTGGCACATATGAAATTCAATTATTTTGATGCTTCAGGCGTTAAACACTTTATATTGGACGAAGCGGACAGAATGTTAGATATGGGTTTTTACGATGACATTATGGATATCGCTAAAAAACTACCTAAGCAAAGACAAAACCTAATGTTTTCAGCCACTATGCCGCCAAAGATTAGAAAATTGGCAAGTGATATTTTAGTTAATCCAGTTAGTATTAGCTTAAGCATTTCTAAACCTGCAGCAGGAATCACACAACGAGCCTACATGGTTCATGACAGGCAAAAAATAGCTTTAACAAAAGAAATTCATAAAGATAAAGACTTGAATCATGTATTGATATTTTGCTCAACTAAAAAAAGTGTTAAGGAATTGACACGAAGTTTAGTAAAAGCTAAATTACCAGCACACGACATACATTCGGACTTAGACCAAGAAGAAAGAGAAAAAGTACTTTTAGACTTCAAGAATAAAAAAGTGAAAATCCTAGTCGCTACAGATATTCTTTCAAGAGGGATAGATATAAAAGGTATAGAGTTGGTAATTAATTATGAGGTGCCTAATGATGCTGAAGATTACGTTCATCGTATAGGCAGAACAGCAAGAGCCGACAGAAAAGGAGAAGCAATAACTTTTATTAATGGTGAGCAGTGTTTGAAGTTTAAACAAATAGAAGATCTGATAGAACGCACCCTAGACAAAACACCATTGCCAAACGGTTTTGAACCAGCACCCGCATACAACACAGATAAAAGAAGTGGTGGCAAAAAGAAGTTTAAAAATCGTCATTTTAAAAGCAAAAAACACTTTAAAAATAAGAAAAAGAAGTCTTAA